The following proteins are encoded in a genomic region of Arachis ipaensis cultivar K30076 chromosome B02, Araip1.1, whole genome shotgun sequence:
- the LOC107622438 gene encoding probable WRKY transcription factor 24: MENQDPSPPQLLLPPPQQDHHHSHNDNNIHDESQYNPLFFLPPPPSPSSSIMMMQNPLVQENIDWVSFLSNGENNNLFIGDNHNTNKETTMECASSFYASTSTSTTSMPSLMTEVHQSGEDEKKKGGRLMKKKTKPRFAFQTRSVDDILDDGYRWRKYGQKAVKNSMYPRSYYRCTHHTCNVKKQVQRLSKDTSIVVTTYEGIHNHPCEKLMETLTPLLKQMQFLASF; the protein is encoded by the exons ATGGAAAACCAAGATCCTTCACCACCACAATTGTTGCTACCACCACCACAACAAGATCATCATCACTCtcataatgataataatattcATGACGAGTCTCAATATAATCCATTGTTCTTCTTGCCACCACCACCTTCTCCTTCTTCCTCCATCATGATGATGCAAAACCCTTTGGTGCAAGAAAATATTGATTGGGTTAGTTTCCTCTCTAATGGAGAAAACAACAACTTGTTTATTGGAGATAATCATAATACCAATAAAGAAACAACAATGGAATGTGCTTCTTCTTTTTATGCTTCTACTTCTACCTCTACTACTTCTATGCCGTCTCTGATGACTGAGGTTCATCAGAGCGGCGAGGACGAGAAAAAGAAAGGAGGAAgattgatgaagaagaagacgaagccGAGGTTTGCATTTCAAACAAGAAGTGTGGATGATATTCTTGATGATGGTTACCGATGGAGAAAATATGGACAGAAAGCTGTGAAGAACAGCATGTATCCAAG AAGCTACTACCGGTGCACTCATCATACATGCAATGTGAAGAAACAAGTTCAAAGGTTGTCCAAAGACACAAGCATAGTGGTGACAACTTATGAGGGAATTCATAATCACCCATGTGAGAAGCTCATGGAAACCCTAACTCCTCTTCTCAAGCAAATGCAATTTCTAGCTAGCTTCTAA
- the LOC107622459 gene encoding desiccation protectant protein Lea14 homolog, which produces MAQLLDKAKNFAAEKMSDVAKPEAHVTDVDFKRVSKDHIEYLAKVSVQNPYSASIPICEIKYSFKSASREIATGRIPDPGSLKGKDTTMVDVPVKVPYNVLMSLAKDVGADWDIDYQLDIGLVIDLPVIGNFTIPLSHNGEVKLPSLTSMFSKEN; this is translated from the exons ATGGCTCAGTTATTGGATAAAGCGAAGAACTTTGCAGCGGAGAAGATGAGTGATGTGGCGAAGCCTGAGGCGCATGTAACTGACGTGGACTTCAAGCGCGTGAGCAAGGATCACATTGAGTATTTGGCCAAAGTCTCTGTTCAGAATCCTTACTCTGCTTCTATCCCTATTTGTGAGATCAAATACTCTTTCAAAAGTGCTTCAAG GGAGATAGCAACAGGGAGAATACCAGACCCAGGATCACTGAAGGGTAAAGACACAACAATGGTGGATGTGCCAGTGAAGGTACCTTACAATGTATTGATGAGCTTAGCCAAGGACGTTGGTGCTGATTGGGACATAGATTACCAATTGGACATTGGTCTTGTTATTGATCTTCCAGTCATTGGAAACTTCACTATTCCTCTCTCTCACAATGGAGAGGTCAAGCTTCCATCCCTCACTAGCATGTTCAGCAAAGAAAATtaa
- the LOC107628113 gene encoding uncharacterized protein LOC107628113: MAEIDQVRPLAPSRDQQSSSDDEEALIKTKHLRRIKLCGCVSAISFLIFVIVSVILSFTVFKAKDPIVTTNNITLTNLDFSVNVNPMTPSVKVNMSLLIDMSIKNPNSASFKFRNATTAISYRGVAVAEVKNPPGIAKARRTFRMNVTADVLADRLATRPELFSDVMSGHMTLNTYTEISGRVKVLVIKKHAEIKMNCTVNVDFSSKQVQDMNCKRKVKI, encoded by the coding sequence ATGGCAGAAATTGATCAAGTTAGACCCTTAGCCCCATCAAGAGACCAACAAAGTAGTAGTGATGATGAAGAAGCTCTCATCAAAACCAAACATCTTAGGAGAATCAAATTATGTGGATGTGTAAGTGCAATTTCTTTCTTAATATTTGTAATAGTAAGTGTGATTTTATCATTCACAGTTTTTAAGGCCAAAGATCCCATAGTTACAACTAATAATATCACACTCACAAACCTAGACTTTAGTGTAAATGTAAATCCAATGACTCCTAGTGTAAAGGTTAATATGTCTCTTTTAATAGACATGTCTATTAAGAATCCTAATTCAGCATCCTTCAAATTTCGTAATGCAACCACGGCCATCAGCTACCGTGGGGTGGCCGTGGCCGAGGTGAAGAATCCGCCGGGGATTGCTAAGGCCAGACGGACATTTAGGATGAATGTCACGGCGGATGTGTTGGCCGACCGGCTCGCTACTAGGCCGGAATTGTTTTCGGATGTTATGTCTGGACACATGACCTTAAACACCTACACAGAGATTTCAGGGCGTGTTAAGGTTTTGGTAATTAAGAAACATGCTGAGATTAAGATGAATTGCACTGTGAATGTTGATTTTTCAAGTAAGCAAGTTCAGGACATGAATTGCAAACGTAAGGTGAAAATTTAG